Proteins from one Oscillatoria nigro-viridis PCC 7112 genomic window:
- a CDS encoding rhomboid family intramembrane serine protease produces the protein MVPLRDENPISITPYVTYGLIAANILVFLYELSLGDRQLTEFFYSWAVVPCQLSNMCRVALPVSPFPEWTTLISSQFLHAGFLHIAGNMLFLWIFGNNVEDRLGHVKFIIFYLTCGVLASLTQWFFSSASAIPSLGASGAIAGVMGAYILRYPQAKVVTLLPLGIFFTTVRVPAFFFLGFWFAQQALNGLASLNAPASVGMESGGVAYWAHAGGFVFGAILGPLLGLFSEDNRL, from the coding sequence GTGGTTCCCTTACGCGATGAAAATCCCATTAGTATCACTCCCTACGTCACCTACGGGCTGATTGCCGCCAACATATTAGTATTTTTGTACGAACTCAGTTTGGGCGATCGACAATTAACCGAATTTTTCTACTCTTGGGCAGTAGTTCCTTGCCAGTTAAGCAATATGTGTCGGGTGGCGCTGCCAGTTTCGCCATTTCCCGAATGGACGACACTGATTAGCTCCCAATTCCTGCACGCAGGCTTTCTCCACATTGCCGGAAATATGTTATTTTTGTGGATTTTTGGCAACAACGTAGAAGACCGTTTAGGACACGTCAAATTTATAATATTTTACCTTACTTGCGGCGTTTTAGCATCACTAACTCAGTGGTTTTTTTCCTCAGCATCTGCCATTCCGTCCCTAGGTGCTAGCGGCGCGATCGCAGGCGTGATGGGAGCTTACATTCTCAGATATCCCCAAGCCAAAGTTGTGACACTGCTGCCCTTGGGAATCTTTTTTACCACCGTCAGAGTCCCCGCTTTCTTCTTTCTAGGATTTTGGTTTGCACAGCAAGCATTGAACGGGCTGGCTTCCTTGAATGCCCCGGCAAGTGTCGGCATGGAATCGGGGGGAGTTGCCTACTGGGCCCACGCCGGCGGCTTTGTTTTCGGCGCTATTCTCGGCCCTTTGTTGGGATTGTTTTCAGAAGATAATCGGCTTTAA
- a CDS encoding DJ-1/PfpI/YhbO family deglycase/protease has protein sequence MTTNNGTNTKRVAILIENGVEDSEFLVPYNALKQANFDVVVLGSRTNEKYAGKQGKVAQQADGTTTEAVPAEFDAVVIPGGMAPDKMRTNPNTVQFVREAFEQGKLVAAVCHGPQVLIEADLLKGKNATGFLAIKKDMINAGANYINEPLVVDGNLITSRQPGDLAIFTTAIMARLGYGGKEVALPEETDTNAEWWKLANAWGGSTQGDIVKGLNTALAGERYACEAFQNYAEKTQDSDLRSLLREMIQNKQHHILALEKRLNDLGEKPSIPAQIADKYAKLKASMQGTDETFLLRSTLGDLQTGVVDINNLRVKFTDPVSTAILTEIESDLSKCEQVVAKLFRARAVSQEIKSPKPSTSPAVKM, from the coding sequence ATGACAACAAATAACGGCACCAACACCAAACGAGTTGCCATACTCATTGAAAATGGAGTTGAAGATTCGGAATTTCTAGTTCCTTACAACGCCTTAAAACAAGCAAATTTTGATGTAGTTGTCCTCGGTTCGCGGACAAACGAAAAGTATGCAGGTAAACAAGGAAAAGTTGCCCAGCAGGCTGACGGAACTACGACTGAAGCAGTTCCCGCAGAATTCGATGCAGTAGTCATTCCCGGCGGTATGGCTCCAGATAAGATGCGGACTAACCCCAATACAGTGCAATTTGTACGAGAAGCATTTGAGCAAGGAAAACTCGTAGCTGCTGTTTGCCACGGCCCGCAAGTTTTGATTGAAGCCGACTTGTTAAAAGGCAAAAATGCCACAGGTTTCTTGGCAATCAAAAAAGACATGATCAATGCCGGAGCTAATTATATCAACGAACCTTTAGTCGTTGACGGCAACTTAATTACTTCCAGACAACCGGGAGATTTAGCAATATTTACCACCGCAATTATGGCTCGCCTCGGTTACGGCGGAAAAGAAGTCGCTTTGCCAGAAGAAACTGACACAAATGCAGAATGGTGGAAATTAGCTAATGCTTGGGGAGGTTCTACACAAGGCGACATTGTTAAAGGTTTGAATACCGCCCTCGCCGGGGAACGCTATGCTTGCGAAGCGTTTCAAAATTATGCGGAAAAAACCCAAGACAGCGATTTGCGATCGCTCTTGAGAGAGATGATTCAAAACAAACAGCACCACATCCTCGCTCTCGAAAAACGCCTCAACGATTTGGGTGAAAAACCCTCAATTCCCGCCCAAATTGCTGACAAATACGCTAAATTAAAAGCTTCGATGCAAGGAACAGATGAAACGTTCTTGCTGCGGAGCACTTTGGGTGATTTGCAAACCGGTGTTGTCGATATCAACAACCTGCGAGTGAAATTCACAGATCCTGTATCAACTGCGATTTTGACCGAGATAGAATCGGATTTGTCTAAGTGCGAACAAGTCGTTGCTAAACTCTTCCGCGCCCGTGCAGTTTCCCAGGAAATTAAGTCACCTAAACCTTCAACTAGCCCCGCTGTAAAAATGTAA
- a CDS encoding SDR family NAD(P)-dependent oxidoreductase — protein sequence MPTPYLYFQTRRVGTIINIASRAAFRGDDPTYLHYAASKDAIVALTRSIARGFAADNILAFTVAPGFVSTEMSNQFIQEFGEADIIRDIPGKIALPQDVANVIAFLAAGLATHATGTAIDINGASYVHGDNYCKIPLKAHADIFSNQLIYHFSKTLKTS from the coding sequence GTGCCTACCCCCTATCTATATTTTCAAACTCGCAGGGTCGGTACAATTATTAATATAGCAAGTCGCGCTGCTTTTCGCGGCGATGACCCGACTTATCTGCACTACGCCGCTTCTAAAGATGCTATTGTTGCTTTAACTCGCAGCATTGCTAGAGGGTTTGCTGCTGATAATATTTTGGCTTTTACAGTTGCCCCGGGATTTGTCAGTACAGAAATGTCTAATCAGTTTATTCAGGAGTTCGGTGAAGCTGATATTATTCGCGATATCCCGGGCAAAATCGCTCTTCCTCAAGATGTTGCCAATGTTATCGCGTTTTTAGCAGCCGGTTTGGCTACGCACGCTACCGGGACTGCGATCGATATTAACGGAGCCTCTTATGTGCATGGAGACAATTACTGTAAAATACCTCTCAAGGCTCACGCTGACATCTTTTCAAACCAACTAATTTATCACTTTAGCAAGACGCTAAAAACATCATAA
- a CDS encoding PAS domain S-box protein, with protein sequence MNKRISQMASLLVIAIGCLVLLGWQFDIFLLKSGFPGMTSTMKANTALCFVLAGVSLRLLQYQRTRLHYRVAQGTAGLVIVIGLLTLSEYLFGWHLGIDEWLFRDVASSETPDPGRMAVNTALNFVLMGVALLLLGKNSQRDTWLAQICSSFAALISLLALFGYIFEIKIFAQVIVVATAQVPSTILSFLILYGGILCLRPKEGLMQEVTSPLVGGVMLRWLLPWAVIFPVAMNWFSLHGEKVGWYNAEFGEALLSTIMVLTFSILIWATARVLNQIDFNRQQTQVELQKLNGTLENLVTERTEAIEQSQARFAGILEIANDAIISVDRAQQITLFNQGAEKIFGYKTEEVLGQPLSLLLPEELRNARQQHIQQFAQSSGKARRMGEGGEIWGRRQDGTQFPAEASISRLDMGDETIFTVILRDISDRKQAEEELLQTTTLQKAMLDSANYTIISTAVDGTILTFNKAAERLLGYSAEEVVGKATLAIVHDKEEVVRRAQDLSVEMGISIEPGFETFVAKARLGEPDEYEWSYIRKDGSRFPLLLSMTALHDPEGNITGFLGIGNDITLRKQAEASLARLAAIVEYSGEAIISKSLDSIILSWNHAAEKIFGYEAEEIIGQSIGILIPPNLIDEEQQIIETIRQGETIENYETVRVRKDGQLIHICSTVSPLKDTTGRIVGVSVIKRDITDRKRAENDRKQIETALRNSEEQFRHAFEDASIGMAIVSLDGHWINVNSALCQIIGYSPEELSALTFQDITYPEDLEVDLGYARQLLAGAISTYQLEKRYFHKQGHIVWILLNGSLIQDEQGNPLHFIAQIQDITARKAAQKTLELQSIIMNNMAGGVCLVKASDLTMVYTNPKFDAMFGYTEGELAGQHVSVINYVDTQVTPDETVEDVVTQLDRDGEAKYEVYNKKKDGTLFWCRVHTSRFEHPEYGTVYVAVQEDISKLKVAEQALQATTNRLNFLLNYCPVVIFSSKADGDYGATFVSENIKDVMGYETKAFLEESGFWMNHLHPDEVERVLNGLTNLFTNDFYFQEFRLLHADGNYRWVLEQLKLIRDRAGRPVEILGYLIDISDRKQAEVELRQAKEAAEAANQAKSVFLTNMSHELRTPLNSILGFTQLMSYESNLTPSLQENLQIVNRSGRHLLDLINDILDLSKIESGRMTLNPSDFALTSLLTSIEEMLQIKVQSKELQLIFELDPDIPQFVHSDEKKLYQVLVNLLGNAIKFTNQGRITLRVRAAQRDKTSCYLCFEVEDTGVGIAPTEIDSLFKVFVQAQAGNNLSQGTGLGLAISQKIVQLMGGKIRVKSTLNRGSTFSFELRVQLPQAESLPPESINQRVISLATGQPTYRILVVEDLEENRRLLVEILTSIGFEVREATQGVEAISLWESWLPHLIFMDLRMPIMDGYTATKYIKEHPQNQETIIIALTASVFEQERQKVLRAGFNDFISKPFQQREIFDKIAKYLGVQYIYEALGSTPKKLLAESLSVEDLCVMSPEWLEQMYQAAYYLDTEVMNELIVQIPESKASLSKALTDYINNFNADRIMELIRPLLPDTL encoded by the coding sequence ATGAACAAGCGCATTTCTCAAATGGCAAGCCTACTGGTCATTGCGATCGGATGTCTCGTGCTGCTGGGTTGGCAATTTGACATCTTCCTACTCAAAAGCGGTTTTCCCGGTATGACTTCGACCATGAAAGCAAACACGGCACTTTGCTTTGTGCTGGCTGGAGTGTCTTTGAGATTGTTGCAGTACCAAAGAACCCGACTGCACTATCGAGTCGCTCAAGGGACGGCCGGATTGGTAATTGTGATTGGGCTGCTGACGCTGAGCGAGTATCTCTTTGGCTGGCATCTGGGCATTGATGAGTGGCTTTTCCGGGATGTCGCGTCTTCAGAGACTCCCGATCCGGGGCGAATGGCAGTGAATACCGCCTTAAATTTTGTGCTGATGGGAGTAGCACTATTACTGCTAGGGAAAAATTCCCAACGGGACACTTGGTTGGCTCAGATTTGCAGTAGTTTTGCAGCTTTAATCTCTCTGCTAGCTTTATTTGGATACATCTTTGAAATCAAAATTTTCGCCCAAGTAATCGTAGTTGCAACAGCTCAAGTACCATCCACGATCCTCAGCTTTTTGATCCTCTATGGGGGAATTTTATGCCTCCGACCCAAGGAAGGGTTAATGCAAGAAGTCACCAGCCCGCTAGTCGGGGGAGTGATGTTGCGGTGGTTGCTGCCTTGGGCAGTAATCTTTCCAGTGGCAATGAACTGGTTCTCTCTTCATGGGGAAAAAGTAGGCTGGTATAACGCTGAATTTGGCGAGGCATTGCTGTCAACCATCATGGTTCTCACGTTCTCAATTCTCATTTGGGCGACGGCTCGAGTTCTCAACCAGATAGATTTCAATCGCCAACAAACCCAAGTAGAGCTTCAAAAACTTAATGGAACTTTAGAAAATCTTGTGACTGAACGGACTGAAGCTATAGAACAATCACAGGCTCGTTTTGCTGGAATTCTCGAAATAGCCAACGATGCAATTATTTCTGTCGATCGCGCTCAACAGATTACCCTGTTTAATCAAGGGGCGGAAAAGATTTTCGGCTATAAAACTGAGGAAGTTTTAGGGCAGCCCCTGAGCTTACTGCTGCCAGAGGAGTTGAGGAATGCTCGCCAGCAGCATATCCAACAATTTGCTCAATCTTCTGGTAAAGCGCGAAGGATGGGAGAAGGAGGTGAGATTTGGGGTCGCCGTCAAGATGGCACTCAGTTTCCTGCTGAAGCCTCAATTTCTAGGCTGGACATGGGAGACGAAACGATATTTACGGTTATTCTGCGGGATATCAGCGATCGCAAACAGGCTGAGGAAGAATTACTTCAAACAACAACGCTGCAAAAAGCTATGTTAGATAGTGCCAACTACACCATCATTTCCACCGCCGTAGATGGTACGATTCTTACCTTTAACAAAGCCGCCGAGAGATTGCTGGGATATAGTGCCGAAGAAGTTGTGGGGAAAGCAACACTTGCGATCGTTCACGACAAGGAGGAAGTCGTGCGCCGCGCCCAAGATTTATCTGTCGAAATGGGAATCTCTATCGAACCAGGATTTGAGACTTTTGTTGCCAAGGCACGTCTTGGAGAGCCAGACGAATACGAATGGTCCTACATCCGCAAAGATGGTAGTCGCTTTCCGTTACTCCTCTCGATGACAGCTTTACATGACCCAGAAGGCAATATCACAGGGTTTCTCGGCATTGGAAACGATATTACCCTCCGCAAACAAGCAGAAGCATCACTGGCACGCTTAGCAGCGATTGTGGAATACTCTGGTGAAGCAATTATTAGCAAGTCCTTAGACAGCATCATTTTAAGCTGGAACCATGCAGCAGAAAAAATCTTTGGCTACGAGGCTGAAGAAATCATAGGACAATCGATCGGCATTCTAATTCCACCCAATCTGATCGACGAAGAACAGCAAATCATAGAAACGATTCGACAAGGAGAAACGATTGAAAACTATGAAACCGTGCGTGTACGCAAAGATGGACAACTTATCCACATCTGTTCCACCGTATCACCGCTGAAGGACACAACAGGCAGAATTGTTGGGGTTTCTGTGATTAAACGCGACATCACCGATCGCAAGCGTGCTGAAAACGATCGCAAACAAATTGAGACAGCTTTACGAAACAGTGAAGAGCAATTTCGCCATGCGTTTGAAGATGCCTCGATCGGGATGGCGATTGTTTCTCTTGATGGGCATTGGATTAATGTCAATTCTGCGTTATGTCAGATTATTGGCTACTCCCCAGAAGAGTTGTCAGCGTTAACTTTTCAAGACATTACCTATCCTGAAGATTTAGAGGTAGATCTCGGTTATGCCCGGCAGCTATTAGCAGGAGCGATTTCAACTTACCAACTGGAAAAACGGTATTTTCACAAGCAAGGACATATTGTCTGGATTTTGCTGAATGGCTCCCTCATCCAAGATGAGCAGGGAAATCCACTGCATTTTATTGCTCAAATCCAAGACATTACGGCTCGAAAAGCAGCTCAAAAGACACTCGAACTGCAAAGCATTATTATGAATAATATGGCAGGTGGCGTATGTTTAGTCAAAGCCTCAGACTTGACGATGGTCTACACTAATCCTAAATTTGATGCGATGTTTGGCTATACAGAGGGCGAACTCGCAGGTCAACACGTTAGTGTAATAAATTATGTCGATACACAGGTTACACCCGACGAAACCGTTGAAGATGTTGTGACTCAACTCGATCGGGACGGGGAAGCGAAATATGAAGTCTACAACAAAAAAAAAGATGGCACACTCTTTTGGTGCAGAGTTCATACATCTAGGTTTGAGCATCCTGAATACGGAACTGTATATGTTGCCGTTCAGGAGGATATATCGAAGCTCAAAGTTGCTGAACAAGCCTTGCAAGCCACCACAAACCGCCTCAACTTTCTCCTGAACTACTGTCCCGTCGTCATTTTTAGCAGTAAAGCTGATGGCGACTACGGCGCAACCTTCGTCAGCGAAAACATCAAAGACGTAATGGGCTACGAAACCAAAGCATTTTTAGAAGAGTCTGGATTTTGGATGAATCATCTGCATCCCGATGAAGTAGAGCGAGTGCTTAATGGACTAACTAACCTGTTCACCAATGATTTTTATTTTCAGGAATTCCGTCTTCTGCACGCAGATGGGAATTATCGCTGGGTACTCGAACAACTAAAGCTAATTCGCGATCGTGCAGGTAGACCAGTGGAAATTTTGGGATATTTAATTGATATTAGCGATCGCAAACAAGCTGAGGTGGAACTTCGGCAGGCAAAAGAAGCAGCAGAAGCAGCAAACCAAGCCAAGAGTGTCTTCCTCACCAATATGAGCCACGAACTCCGCACCCCCCTCAACTCAATTTTGGGATTCACGCAATTGATGAGCTATGAGAGCAATCTGACTCCTTCTCTCCAAGAAAATTTACAGATTGTCAATCGTAGCGGTAGACATTTATTGGACTTGATTAACGATATTTTAGATTTATCCAAAATAGAGAGCGGACGGATGACGCTCAATCCTTCTGACTTTGCTTTGACAAGTTTGCTGACTTCTATTGAAGAAATGCTGCAAATTAAAGTCCAATCAAAAGAATTGCAACTAATTTTCGAGCTAGATCCCGACATTCCTCAATTTGTGCATAGCGACGAGAAAAAACTCTATCAAGTCTTGGTAAATCTGCTCGGTAATGCGATTAAGTTTACCAATCAAGGACGCATCACCCTACGGGTAAGAGCAGCACAAAGAGACAAAACATCCTGTTACCTATGTTTTGAAGTAGAGGATACAGGCGTGGGAATTGCGCCCACAGAAATTGACAGCTTATTTAAGGTATTCGTGCAAGCCCAAGCTGGGAATAATTTGAGTCAAGGCACTGGGCTTGGTTTAGCGATCAGTCAAAAAATCGTCCAACTAATGGGCGGTAAAATTCGCGTTAAAAGCACTTTAAACCGAGGTAGCACTTTTTCCTTTGAGCTTCGCGTACAGTTACCTCAAGCAGAATCCTTACCCCCAGAATCAATTAATCAAAGAGTAATTAGTTTAGCTACCGGACAACCAACCTACCGCATTCTTGTCGTTGAAGATTTAGAAGAAAATCGCCGCTTGTTAGTCGAGATCCTAACCTCAATTGGGTTTGAGGTGAGAGAAGCAACACAGGGAGTTGAGGCAATCTCACTGTGGGAGAGTTGGTTGCCGCACCTGATTTTCATGGATCTGCGAATGCCAATCATGGACGGCTACACTGCTACTAAATATATTAAAGAACACCCTCAGAATCAAGAAACTATCATTATTGCTTTAACTGCCAGTGTTTTTGAACAAGAGCGACAGAAAGTTCTGAGGGCTGGCTTTAACGACTTTATAAGCAAGCCATTTCAGCAGAGAGAAATTTTTGACAAAATCGCTAAATATTTGGGAGTGCAATATATCTACGAAGCCCTCGGCTCAACTCCAAAGAAACTATTAGCTGAAAGTCTGTCTGTAGAAGATCTATGCGTGATGTCCCCTGAGTGGTTAGAACAAATGTATCAAGCGGCTTACTATCTCGATACCGAAGTTATGAACGAATTAATCGTACAAATTCCCGAATCCAAAGCAAGTTTGTCCAAAGCACTAACCGATTATATCAATAATTTTAATGCCGATCGAATTATGGAGTTGATTCGACCTCTGCTGCCGGATACACTTTAG
- a CDS encoding EAL domain-containing protein — MSMIVDRTSDRVSDGATSYRGNILIVDDLPDNLRLLRDTLRAEGYKVRSAVTGAMAIRAAQSPSTELILLDIKLPDRDGYEVCRDLKSDEHTAGIPIIFLSALNETFNKVQGLAAGGVDYISKPFQIEEVLARVETHLTIGRLQQKLQKQNSILLKEIEERQRLEESLFAEKELAQVTLQSIGDAVITTDAQGNVTYFNPIAERLTGWKIHEVQGVPFSTVFLIVDQVTREPVENPISKALLEERIVGLANNTILISHDGTEYTIADSAAPIRDRQGQVIGAVMVFHDVTESRYLTRQLSWEENHDALTGLINRRRFEQELVEAIASVKDSNQQHALCYLDLDQFKVVNDTVGHIAGDELLRQITALIQQGVRANDMLARLGGDEFGILLTQCSLSQATLIAENLKDLVHQFRFIWNGKTFIMGVSIGVVAIDQTSQDLRELLGAADAACYAAKARGRNCVHIYSVDDSELIKQRGQRQLISQISRSLETNRFCLYYQKIVSITSKPLVEHCEILLRMLDDNGNIVPPNQFIPAAEHYGLITEIDCWVIETFFSNYHKLPEKDVLSQGLYTINLSGASISNNQFMRFLIEQFSRYQVPPQTIGFEITETAAIANFEQARYFMSELKKIGCCFALDDFGSGLSSFAYLMNLPVDYLKIDGAFVKNISHNLISQALVEGFNRIAHAMNLETIAEFVEDETILEKLREIGVDYAQGYGIARPVPINFNR, encoded by the coding sequence ATGAGTATGATTGTCGATAGAACTAGCGATCGGGTTAGCGATGGAGCTACAAGCTACCGAGGCAATATTTTAATTGTTGACGATCTGCCTGATAACCTGCGTCTTCTCAGGGATACTTTGAGGGCAGAGGGTTATAAAGTTCGCAGTGCTGTAACAGGGGCAATGGCGATCAGAGCAGCTCAATCTCCATCCACCGAGTTAATCTTACTAGATATTAAGTTGCCCGATCGGGATGGCTATGAAGTTTGCCGAGACTTAAAATCTGACGAGCACACCGCAGGCATTCCAATAATTTTTTTGAGTGCGCTAAATGAAACTTTTAATAAGGTGCAAGGTTTGGCTGCGGGAGGGGTAGATTATATTTCTAAGCCATTTCAAATCGAAGAAGTATTAGCTCGTGTCGAAACCCACCTAACCATCGGAAGGCTGCAACAAAAACTCCAAAAGCAGAATTCAATCCTCTTGAAAGAAATCGAAGAACGGCAACGTCTCGAAGAGTCTCTCTTTGCCGAAAAAGAACTAGCTCAAGTGACACTGCAATCCATTGGCGATGCGGTCATTACTACTGATGCCCAAGGTAATGTGACATATTTCAATCCTATAGCTGAGCGGCTGACAGGCTGGAAAATTCATGAGGTTCAAGGAGTTCCTTTTTCTACAGTCTTCCTAATTGTCGATCAAGTAACGCGAGAGCCAGTAGAGAATCCTATAAGCAAGGCTCTATTAGAGGAGCGAATTGTGGGCTTAGCTAACAATACTATTCTGATTTCCCATGATGGAACGGAGTATACCATTGCTGACTCGGCAGCACCGATTCGAGACCGCCAAGGTCAAGTTATCGGGGCAGTCATGGTCTTTCATGATGTTACTGAATCGCGCTATCTCACCCGTCAACTTTCTTGGGAAGAGAATCACGATGCCCTGACGGGGTTAATCAACCGTCGAAGATTTGAGCAGGAGCTAGTTGAGGCGATCGCCTCTGTTAAAGATAGCAATCAGCAGCACGCTCTCTGTTATTTAGATTTAGATCAGTTCAAAGTCGTTAACGATACCGTAGGTCATATTGCTGGCGATGAGCTACTGCGCCAAATCACCGCACTTATTCAACAGGGAGTCCGTGCTAATGATATGCTGGCTCGCTTGGGAGGTGATGAATTTGGTATTTTGCTCACTCAATGTTCCCTCTCTCAAGCAACCCTGATTGCGGAAAACCTCAAAGACTTAGTGCATCAGTTTCGGTTTATTTGGAATGGCAAAACCTTTATCATGGGAGTCAGCATTGGAGTTGTTGCTATTGACCAAACCAGCCAAGATTTGAGGGAGCTTCTGGGAGCGGCTGATGCAGCTTGTTATGCCGCCAAAGCCAGAGGCCGCAACTGTGTTCATATTTATAGTGTAGATGATAGCGAACTAATTAAACAACGTGGTCAGAGGCAGTTGATTTCCCAAATCAGCCGATCGCTGGAAACTAATCGTTTTTGTCTCTACTACCAAAAGATTGTCTCTATTACTTCTAAACCATTAGTAGAGCATTGTGAGATTTTGCTCAGAATGCTGGACGACAATGGAAACATAGTACCTCCAAATCAGTTTATTCCCGCCGCCGAGCATTACGGCTTGATAACTGAGATCGATTGTTGGGTAATCGAAACTTTTTTCTCTAATTATCACAAATTGCCGGAGAAAGATGTTCTCAGTCAAGGCTTGTATACGATCAATCTCTCTGGGGCTAGCATTAGTAACAATCAGTTTATGAGGTTTTTAATCGAACAATTTTCTCGCTACCAAGTCCCCCCACAAACCATTGGTTTTGAAATCACGGAAACCGCAGCGATCGCCAACTTTGAGCAAGCCAGATATTTCATGAGCGAACTCAAAAAGATTGGCTGTTGCTTTGCTTTAGATGATTTTGGCAGTGGGTTGAGTTCCTTTGCTTATCTGATGAATTTACCAGTGGATTATCTAAAAATTGATGGTGCTTTTGTCAAGAATATTAGTCATAATTTGATTTCTCAAGCGCTGGTTGAAGGCTTTAATCGTATTGCCCATGCGATGAATCTTGAAACTATAGCTGAGTTTGTCGAAGACGAGACTATCTTAGAAAAATTGCGGGAGATTGGAGTAGATTATGCTCAGGGTTATGGGATCGCCCGCCCCGTCCCTATTAATTTTAATCGCTAG
- a CDS encoding NAD(P)-dependent alcohol dehydrogenase, which yields MKAVAFDRYGSAEELQYRELSKPIAKSNELLVRVRASSVNPVDWKIRQGHLQLLTGYNFPRIVGSDISGVVVEVGREVTKFQPGDEVYTFLNPISGGGCAEYAAVPESDAAIKPKNITHAEAAAVPIAGLTALQALRDLGGIQAGNKVLINGASGGVGTFAVQVAKAMNAEVTGVCSAKNREFVKSLGADFVLDYAEVDFTQQTDKYDIILDAVGRKTFAECEKVLQPEGVYISTLPSLDNLAPMVTSWFISGKKAKLIVANANTSDLGALRELIESDKVEPIVDRTYSLQEVAAAHAYSETGRAVGKIALVIDG from the coding sequence ATGAAAGCAGTTGCGTTCGATCGCTACGGTTCAGCCGAGGAATTGCAGTACCGAGAATTGTCCAAGCCGATCGCCAAATCCAACGAATTGTTAGTGCGAGTTCGCGCTAGCAGCGTCAATCCCGTAGACTGGAAAATCCGGCAAGGACACCTGCAACTATTAACAGGATATAACTTTCCTCGAATAGTCGGTTCTGACATCTCAGGAGTTGTCGTGGAAGTCGGGCGGGAAGTCACCAAATTTCAGCCCGGAGATGAAGTTTATACTTTCTTAAATCCCATCAGTGGGGGTGGTTGCGCCGAATACGCGGCCGTGCCAGAATCGGATGCAGCAATTAAACCGAAAAACATCACTCATGCAGAAGCAGCAGCAGTACCGATCGCCGGTTTAACTGCTTTGCAAGCACTCCGAGATTTGGGTGGAATTCAAGCAGGAAACAAAGTATTGATTAACGGCGCTTCCGGCGGAGTCGGCACTTTTGCCGTGCAAGTTGCGAAAGCAATGAACGCGGAAGTAACGGGAGTTTGCAGCGCCAAAAATAGAGAATTTGTCAAGAGTTTGGGAGCGGATTTTGTCCTGGATTACGCGGAAGTTGACTTTACTCAACAAACCGATAAATATGATATAATTTTAGATGCTGTGGGGAGAAAAACATTTGCTGAATGCGAAAAAGTGCTGCAACCAGAGGGAGTTTATATCTCGACTTTGCCGAGTTTAGACAACCTCGCACCGATGGTAACAAGCTGGTTTATATCGGGGAAAAAAGCTAAATTAATTGTCGCCAATGCCAACACCAGCGATTTAGGGGCTTTGCGGGAGTTAATAGAATCCGATAAAGTTGAGCCGATTGTCGATCGCACTTACAGCTTGCAAGAAGTAGCAGCAGCCCACGCTTACAGCGAAACGGGCCGCGCGGTCGGCAAAATTGCGCTCGTCATTGATGGCTAA
- the tatC gene encoding twin-arginine translocase subunit TatC, with protein MALIADSFLGSRNLENEYLDELPDEVEMSLFEHLEELRQRIFYSLIAVVIAVIGCFFTVKPIVQLLEVPAGPVKFLQLAPGEYFFVSIEVAGYSGLLLASPFIFYQIALFVLPGLTRKERRLLGPVFFGSSFLFLGGLVFAYIALIPAALNFFVSYGADVVEQLWSIDKYFKFVLLLMFCTGLAFQIPIVQVLLGVLGIFSSNQMLSGWRYVVLGAAVLGAVLTPSTDPLTQSLLGGAVLALYFGGVGLVKLLGR; from the coding sequence ATTGCCCTAATCGCCGACAGTTTTCTGGGTTCCCGCAACCTAGAAAATGAATATCTCGATGAACTTCCCGACGAAGTTGAAATGTCTTTATTCGAGCATTTAGAAGAATTGCGCCAGCGAATTTTTTACTCGCTAATTGCAGTAGTAATCGCTGTAATCGGTTGTTTTTTCACAGTTAAACCCATAGTGCAACTGCTCGAAGTACCGGCCGGGCCCGTCAAGTTTCTGCAACTAGCTCCCGGCGAGTATTTCTTTGTTTCTATCGAAGTAGCCGGATACAGCGGTTTGCTCCTCGCCAGTCCGTTTATTTTTTACCAAATAGCGCTGTTTGTTCTCCCCGGTTTGACTCGCAAAGAACGCAGGTTGCTGGGGCCGGTGTTTTTCGGTTCGAGTTTCCTATTTTTGGGCGGTTTAGTATTTGCTTACATCGCTCTGATTCCGGCGGCGCTCAACTTCTTTGTTAGCTATGGGGCGGATGTTGTAGAGCAGTTGTGGTCGATCGACAAATACTTTAAATTTGTGCTGCTGTTAATGTTCTGCACCGGCTTAGCTTTTCAAATCCCGATCGTCCAAGTATTGCTCGGTGTTTTGGGCATATTTTCTTCCAACCAAATGCTCTCCGGCTGGCGGTATGTAGTCTTGGGAGCGGCAGTTTTGGGAGCGGTTTTAACGCCTTCTACTGACCCTTTAACGCAAAGTCTTTTAGGAGGTGCGGTGTTGGCTCTTTATTTTGGCGGGGTTGGTTTGGTGAAGCTTTTAGGACGGTGA